The Arachis hypogaea cultivar Tifrunner chromosome 14, arahy.Tifrunner.gnm2.J5K5, whole genome shotgun sequence genome has a segment encoding these proteins:
- the LOC112741850 gene encoding uncharacterized protein — protein MASSSRRSIMDSFLVALITLSSMSMSLAARHLLQTSAIPNLPPGINIPTLPKPTATLPPLPSIPTLPSIQGNLPPLPTIVPSLPQPSSSLPKPVTTLPPLPAGIPTIPTTVPQMSLPPLPNMPSIPTSIPFFSPPPSPSAH, from the coding sequence ATGGCATCATCATCAAGAAGATCCATcatggattcattccttgttgcTCTCATCACCTTGTCAAGCATGAGCATGAGCCTAGCAGCTCGCCATCTCTTGCAAACAAGTGCAATACCGAATTTGCCCCCTGGCATCAATATTCCAACCTTGCCAAAACCAACAGCAACATTGCCACCTCTGCCCTCAATTCCAACATTGCCCTCAATTCAGGGCAACCTTCCTCCATTGCCCACCATTGTACCATCACTGCCACAGCCATCATCATCGCTACCGAAGCCGGTGACGACTTTGCCTCCTCTTCCTGCTGGCATCCCTACCATCCCAACAACAGTCCCACAGATGAGCCTTCCACCATTGCCAAACATGCCCTCAATCCCGACCAGCATTCCCTTCTTCTCCCCACCACCTTCACCTTCTGCCCATTAA